In Saccharothrix violaceirubra, the following are encoded in one genomic region:
- a CDS encoding regulatory protein RecX, which translates to MGKLVDEFEDDGSDHGRDDDPWAAVAPGTAVSVPDPTARSDSRDEDDPWASAVPGVGSSPRRGPAAEGEGWARADRRATGKSTSDSHGRRAAPEADGEVDPAAERRRATDICYALLTARARTRVELRDALARKGIGPGTAEDVLGRFDRAGLIDDAAFAEVWVRSRHTHHGLGRRALARELRQKGVSDEVAAEAVAAVDEDAERERARELVRKKLRAMSALDDRTKLRRLVAALARKGYAEGLAYRVVRDELQDVDDEPFPD; encoded by the coding sequence GTGGGGAAATTGGTCGACGAGTTCGAGGACGACGGGAGCGACCACGGCAGGGACGACGATCCCTGGGCGGCGGTGGCGCCCGGCACGGCGGTGTCCGTACCCGACCCGACCGCACGGTCGGACAGTCGGGACGAGGACGACCCCTGGGCTTCCGCCGTACCCGGGGTCGGCTCATCCCCTCGTCGTGGCCCGGCCGCCGAGGGGGAGGGGTGGGCGCGGGCAGACCGGCGTGCCACTGGGAAGTCCACTTCGGACAGTCACGGTCGACGGGCCGCACCGGAGGCGGACGGCGAGGTCGACCCGGCCGCGGAGCGACGGCGGGCCACCGACATCTGCTACGCGTTGCTCACCGCACGGGCGCGTACCCGGGTCGAGCTGCGGGACGCCTTGGCGCGCAAGGGGATCGGCCCCGGCACGGCCGAGGACGTGCTCGGCCGGTTCGACCGGGCGGGGTTGATCGACGACGCGGCCTTCGCCGAGGTCTGGGTCCGGTCCCGGCACACGCATCACGGGCTCGGGCGCCGGGCGTTGGCGCGCGAGTTGCGGCAGAAGGGCGTCTCCGACGAGGTCGCGGCCGAGGCCGTCGCGGCGGTCGACGAGGACGCCGAGCGCGAACGGGCCCGGGAGTTGGTGCGCAAGAAGCTGCGCGCCATGTCCGCCCTGGACGACCGGACCAAGCTCCGCCGCCTGGTGGCCGCGTTGGCCCGCAAGGGCTACGCCGAGGGACTCGCCTACCGCGTGGTCCGCGACGAACTCCAGGACGTCGACGACGAGCCGTTCCCGGACTGA
- a CDS encoding MerR family transcriptional regulator: MRIGELARATGTTPRALRHYEAAGLIASARASNGYRVYSPAAITRVRNIRHFLDAGLTLEDVAAFESCLDGDVATTSPSPAGLRVAHDRLAALDRRIAAQLEIRTRLANALAHHSIVGV, encoded by the coding sequence ATGCGGATCGGCGAGTTGGCACGCGCGACCGGCACGACCCCGAGGGCGTTGCGGCACTACGAGGCGGCCGGTCTGATCGCTTCGGCACGCGCGTCCAACGGCTACCGCGTCTACTCCCCCGCCGCGATCACCCGCGTGCGCAACATCCGCCACTTCCTGGACGCGGGCCTGACGCTCGAGGACGTCGCGGCGTTCGAGTCCTGCCTGGACGGCGACGTGGCCACCACGTCGCCGTCACCGGCAGGTCTGCGCGTCGCCCACGACCGCCTCGCCGCGCTCGACCGCAGGATCGCCGCCCAGCTCGAAATCCGGACCCGCCTGGCGAACGCCCTCGCCCACCACTCGATCGTGGGTGTCTGA
- a CDS encoding DUF3046 domain-containing protein produces MRNTVFRKLMANEFGQVRAELMASDHVLSALGGRTPDQALDEGIPAKEIWVAVCDAFEVPEHRR; encoded by the coding sequence GTGCGCAACACGGTGTTCCGCAAGCTGATGGCGAACGAGTTCGGCCAGGTCAGGGCAGAGCTGATGGCCAGTGACCACGTACTGTCCGCGCTCGGGGGGCGTACTCCCGACCAGGCTCTGGACGAGGGCATCCCGGCCAAGGAGATCTGGGTCGCGGTGTGCGACGCGTTCGAGGTGCCCGAACACCGGCGCTGA
- a CDS encoding succinate dehydrogenase/fumarate reductase iron-sulfur subunit, with translation MGYQGHFRVWRGDASGGGLQDFTVEVNEGEVVLDVIHRLQATQTADLAVRWNCKAGKCGSCSAEINGRPRLLCMTRMSVFAEDEVVTVTPMRTFPVIRDLVTDVSYNYEKAREIPAFSPPKGVAPGDYRMSQVDVERSQEFRKCIECFLCQDTCHVIRDHEENKEAFAGPRFLMRIAELEMHPLDEADRLDAARTEHGLGLCNITKCCTEVCPEHIKITDNALIPLKERVADRRYDPVVWLGNKLFRR, from the coding sequence ATGGGCTACCAAGGGCACTTCCGGGTCTGGCGCGGCGACGCGTCGGGCGGCGGTCTCCAGGACTTCACGGTGGAGGTCAACGAGGGCGAGGTCGTCCTCGACGTGATCCACCGGTTGCAGGCCACGCAGACGGCCGACCTCGCGGTGCGGTGGAACTGCAAGGCGGGCAAGTGCGGGTCGTGCTCGGCGGAGATCAACGGCCGGCCGCGGCTGCTGTGCATGACCCGGATGTCGGTGTTCGCCGAGGACGAGGTCGTGACCGTGACGCCCATGCGCACGTTCCCCGTCATCCGGGACCTGGTGACCGACGTGTCGTACAACTACGAGAAGGCCCGCGAGATCCCGGCTTTCTCCCCGCCGAAGGGCGTGGCGCCGGGGGACTACCGGATGTCGCAGGTCGATGTCGAGCGGTCGCAGGAGTTCCGCAAGTGCATCGAGTGCTTCCTGTGCCAGGACACCTGCCACGTGATCCGTGACCACGAGGAGAACAAGGAGGCGTTCGCCGGTCCCCGGTTCCTGATGCGGATCGCGGAACTGGAGATGCACCCGTTGGACGAGGCGGACCGCCTGGACGCCGCGCGGACCGAGCACGGTCTGGGGCTGTGCAACATCACCAAGTGCTGCACCGAGGTCTGCCCCGAGCACATCAAGATCACCGACAACGCCCTGATCCCGTTGAAGGAACGGGTGGCCGACCGCCGCTACGACCCCGTCGTGTGGCTTGGTAACAAGCTGTTCCGCCGCTAG
- a CDS encoding phosphotransferase, giving the protein MGNDEVPLHGGNMSAGVVRVGRTVRRPSGPWTPAVHALLDHLHAVGFTAAPKPLGIDDQGREVLSFVPGDVAWPEHFGLLDPDDRLARVARIVRDFHDAVADFVPPPDAHWQVLIPADGADIIAHHDLAPWNLVVGDPHWAFIDWDTAAPGTRLWDVAYALHGFVPLSADPEWNRADAGRRMRVFVDAYGLDETRRRELVLLLAARTRSMSTFLAAQAAVGRQPWTRLWHEGHGEAWQADADYIDQRTREWENALLG; this is encoded by the coding sequence ATGGGAAACGACGAGGTGCCACTCCACGGCGGGAACATGAGCGCCGGGGTGGTCCGGGTCGGGCGGACCGTCCGCCGTCCCAGCGGCCCCTGGACGCCGGCCGTCCACGCACTTCTCGACCACCTGCACGCGGTCGGGTTCACCGCCGCGCCGAAGCCGTTGGGCATCGACGACCAGGGCCGGGAAGTGCTGAGCTTCGTCCCCGGCGACGTGGCCTGGCCGGAACACTTCGGCCTGCTCGACCCCGACGACCGCCTCGCGCGCGTCGCCCGGATCGTCCGCGACTTCCACGACGCGGTCGCCGACTTCGTCCCGCCGCCGGACGCGCACTGGCAGGTCCTCATCCCCGCCGACGGCGCCGACATCATCGCCCACCACGACCTCGCGCCCTGGAACCTCGTCGTCGGCGATCCGCACTGGGCGTTCATCGACTGGGACACGGCCGCGCCGGGCACCCGCCTGTGGGACGTCGCGTACGCCCTCCACGGCTTTGTCCCGTTGTCGGCCGATCCCGAGTGGAATCGGGCGGACGCCGGTCGCCGCATGCGCGTGTTCGTCGACGCCTACGGCTTGGACGAGACCCGACGCCGTGAACTCGTCCTGCTGCTCGCCGCCCGCACCCGGTCCATGTCCACGTTCCTGGCCGCGCAAGCCGCGGTGGGACGGCAGCCGTGGACGCGGTTGTGGCACGAGGGGCACGGCGAGGCATGGCAGGCCGACGCGGACTACATCGACCAACGCACTCGCGAGTGGGAAAACGCGTTGCTCGGCTGA
- a CDS encoding SDR family NAD(P)-dependent oxidoreductase, translating into MDIVIVTGAGSGIGRATARRLAKGGARVVAVGRRPEPLAETAAGLDIHPLAADVTVDPEGIVTEVVDRFGRVDVLVNNAGIARPGRLDAVDRSTALDLFATNLLAPLLLTSAAVRAMPDGGVVCNVSTAIGQRGWPESSVYAGLKAALDSFTRSWAVELAPRGIRVVAVAPGAIETPIADGLPAERRQALRNWQIAHTPLGRVGTPDEVADAIANLIGSTFVTGVVLPVDGGAVVA; encoded by the coding sequence ATGGACATCGTGATCGTCACCGGAGCGGGTTCGGGCATCGGCCGGGCGACGGCCCGCCGACTGGCGAAGGGCGGCGCACGCGTCGTCGCCGTCGGCCGACGCCCCGAACCGCTCGCCGAGACCGCCGCGGGCCTGGACATCCACCCGCTGGCCGCCGACGTGACCGTCGACCCCGAGGGCATCGTGACCGAGGTCGTCGACCGGTTCGGCCGAGTGGACGTGCTGGTCAACAACGCCGGCATCGCCCGGCCGGGCAGGCTCGACGCGGTCGACCGTTCGACCGCGCTGGACCTGTTCGCGACGAACCTGTTGGCGCCGTTGCTGCTCACGTCCGCCGCCGTCCGCGCCATGCCGGACGGCGGCGTGGTGTGCAACGTGAGCACGGCGATCGGCCAACGCGGCTGGCCGGAGAGTTCGGTCTACGCCGGGCTGAAGGCCGCGCTGGACTCGTTCACCCGCAGCTGGGCCGTGGAACTCGCCCCTCGGGGCATCCGCGTGGTCGCGGTCGCTCCCGGCGCGATCGAGACCCCGATCGCCGACGGCCTGCCGGCCGAACGCCGACAGGCGCTGCGGAACTGGCAGATCGCCCACACCCCGCTGGGTCGGGTCGGCACGCCTGATGAGGTCGCCGACGCGATCGCGAACCTGATCGGCTCGACGTTCGTGACCGGCGTCGTGCTTCCGGTCGACGGAGGCGCCGTCGTAGCGTGA
- a CDS encoding YqeB family protein, translating into MFRKIMDSTRRTTVAEPGWQVGLVWVVFPLLGAALLFGVELISGWVAALEWAPAQGIFRLISSIPSPWDTVAALGAGVLGGLFISLLAAVERLRVEVADDHVELARDDHDHAYDRGAISGVFVEGKQLVLLGVDGGELARETSDLRASDLEEAFRAHGYPWLPGDPHAAEYRRWIEGVPGLPVGAEPLLKARSRALRDDKKDDAADLRAELARLGVVVRDEKKRQFWRTTGR; encoded by the coding sequence GTGTTCCGAAAGATCATGGATTCGACGCGCAGGACGACGGTCGCCGAGCCCGGCTGGCAGGTCGGGCTGGTGTGGGTGGTCTTCCCGCTGCTCGGCGCGGCCCTGCTGTTCGGAGTGGAGCTGATCTCCGGGTGGGTCGCCGCGCTGGAGTGGGCGCCCGCGCAGGGGATCTTCCGGCTGATCTCGTCGATCCCCTCGCCCTGGGACACCGTGGCCGCGCTCGGCGCGGGCGTGCTGGGCGGGCTGTTCATCTCCCTGCTGGCCGCCGTCGAGCGGTTGCGCGTCGAAGTCGCCGACGACCACGTCGAGCTGGCGCGCGACGACCACGACCACGCGTACGACCGCGGCGCGATCAGCGGCGTGTTCGTCGAGGGCAAGCAACTGGTCCTGCTCGGCGTGGACGGCGGCGAACTGGCGCGTGAGACGTCGGACCTCAGGGCGTCCGACCTGGAGGAGGCGTTCCGGGCGCACGGTTACCCGTGGCTGCCCGGCGACCCGCACGCCGCCGAGTACCGACGGTGGATCGAAGGCGTGCCGGGTCTGCCGGTGGGCGCGGAGCCGTTGCTCAAGGCGCGGTCCAGGGCGTTGCGCGACGACAAGAAGGACGACGCGGCCGACCTGCGCGCGGAGCTGGCCCGGCTGGGCGTGGTCGTGCGGGACGAGAAGAAGCGGCAGTTCTGGCGCACCACCGGCCGGTAG
- a CDS encoding fumarate reductase/succinate dehydrogenase flavoprotein subunit has protein sequence MPEVERQSFDVLVIGAGGAGLRAAIEAREHGMRTAVLCKSLFGKAHTVMAEGGIAAAMGNANSNDNWQVHFRDTMRGGKFLNDWRMAELHAKEAPDRVWELETYGALFDRTKDGRISQRNFGGHEYPRLAHVGDRTGLELIRTLQQKIVSLQQDDFAETGDHESRLKVFAEFTVTDLVLDGDVVAGAFGYWRESGRFVLFEAPAVVLATGGIGKSFKVTSNSWEYTGDGHALALRAGASLINMEFVQFHPTGMVWPPSVKGILVTESVRGDGGVLRNSDGKRFMFDYIPEVFKDKYAVDETEGDRWYTDPDHNRRPPELLPRDEVARAINAEVKAGRGSPHGGVFLDVSTRLSAEEIVRRLPSMHHQFKELADVDITAQPMEVGPTCHYVMGGVRVDPDTGASSVSGLFAAGEVSGGMHGSNRLGGNSLSDLLVFGRRAGAGAASYVSGLSARPTCSAEAVEEAARVALAPFSGEGGENPYTLHMELQQSMNDLVGIIRRASEMEQALARLEELKARASSVTVEGHRQFNPGWHLALDLRNMLVVSECVARAALLRTESRGGHTREDHPVMAADWRRKLLVCTVSGTSVSVVEQPQIPIRPDLLALFDEAELRKYLTAAELEG, from the coding sequence TTGCCCGAGGTGGAACGGCAGTCGTTCGACGTCCTCGTGATCGGAGCCGGCGGCGCGGGGCTGCGCGCGGCCATCGAGGCCCGGGAACACGGGATGCGGACCGCCGTGCTGTGCAAGTCGTTGTTCGGCAAGGCGCACACCGTGATGGCCGAGGGTGGCATCGCGGCGGCGATGGGCAATGCGAACTCCAACGACAACTGGCAGGTGCACTTCCGCGACACCATGCGCGGCGGCAAGTTCCTCAACGACTGGCGCATGGCCGAACTGCACGCCAAGGAGGCACCGGACCGGGTCTGGGAACTGGAGACCTACGGCGCGTTGTTCGACCGCACCAAGGACGGCCGGATCAGCCAGCGCAACTTCGGCGGCCACGAGTACCCGCGCCTGGCCCACGTCGGCGACCGCACCGGACTGGAGCTGATCCGCACCCTCCAGCAGAAGATCGTCTCGCTGCAGCAGGACGACTTCGCCGAGACCGGCGACCACGAGTCGCGGCTCAAGGTGTTCGCCGAGTTCACGGTCACGGACCTGGTGCTCGACGGCGACGTGGTCGCGGGCGCGTTCGGCTACTGGCGCGAATCCGGCCGGTTCGTGCTGTTCGAGGCACCGGCCGTGGTGCTGGCCACCGGCGGCATCGGCAAGTCGTTCAAGGTCACGTCGAACTCGTGGGAGTACACCGGCGACGGGCACGCGCTGGCCCTGCGCGCCGGGGCGTCGCTGATCAACATGGAGTTCGTCCAGTTCCACCCGACCGGCATGGTCTGGCCGCCGTCGGTGAAGGGGATCCTGGTCACCGAGTCCGTGCGCGGCGACGGCGGCGTGCTGCGCAACTCCGACGGCAAGCGGTTCATGTTCGACTACATCCCCGAGGTCTTCAAGGACAAGTACGCCGTCGACGAGACCGAAGGCGACCGCTGGTACACCGACCCGGACCACAACCGCCGACCACCGGAGCTGCTGCCGCGGGACGAGGTGGCCCGGGCGATCAACGCCGAGGTCAAGGCGGGTCGCGGGTCGCCGCACGGCGGCGTGTTCCTGGACGTGTCGACGCGGCTGTCCGCCGAGGAGATCGTGCGCCGGCTGCCGTCCATGCACCACCAGTTCAAGGAACTGGCGGACGTCGACATCACCGCCCAGCCCATGGAGGTCGGGCCGACCTGCCACTACGTGATGGGCGGCGTGCGGGTCGACCCGGACACCGGTGCGTCGAGCGTGTCGGGCCTGTTCGCGGCGGGCGAGGTGTCGGGCGGCATGCACGGGTCCAACCGGCTCGGCGGCAACTCGTTGTCGGACCTGCTGGTGTTCGGCCGCCGTGCCGGCGCGGGCGCGGCGTCCTACGTCTCGGGGCTGTCCGCACGTCCGACCTGCTCCGCCGAGGCGGTGGAGGAGGCCGCCCGGGTGGCGTTGGCGCCGTTCTCCGGCGAAGGCGGCGAGAACCCGTACACGCTGCACATGGAGTTGCAGCAGTCGATGAACGACCTCGTGGGCATCATCCGCCGGGCGTCGGAGATGGAACAGGCGTTGGCACGCCTGGAGGAACTCAAAGCGCGGGCGTCGTCCGTGACGGTCGAGGGGCACCGGCAGTTCAACCCGGGCTGGCACCTGGCCCTGGACCTGCGGAACATGCTCGTGGTCAGCGAGTGCGTGGCGCGGGCCGCGTTGCTGCGCACCGAAAGCCGGGGCGGGCACACGCGGGAGGACCACCCGGTCATGGCGGCCGACTGGCGTCGGAAGTTGTTGGTGTGCACGGTGTCCGGCACATCGGTGTCGGTCGTCGAACAGCCGCAGATCCCGATCCGGCCGGACCTGTTGGCGTTGTTCGACGAAGCCGAGCTGCGCAAGTACCTGACCGCCGCGGAACTGGAGGGCTGA
- a CDS encoding HAD family hydrolase yields the protein METRHVVWDWNGTLFDDNHAVLAAVNRVCRHYGSPEITIDRWRETFSRPLLQCYEGLLGRSLSDDDWAFIDVIFHEEYHAFVDACGLAEGVEALRERTSHTQSLLSMYHHDNLVPLITRHGIHDLFTRVDGLRAVGYGSKAEHLVRHLDAQGLDPAAVVLVGDVVDDAEAAEHAGTRVVLVTTGVTDRRRLEATGAPVADSIAGVLRYLDS from the coding sequence ATGGAAACACGGCACGTGGTGTGGGACTGGAACGGCACGCTGTTCGACGACAACCATGCCGTGCTCGCGGCGGTCAACCGGGTGTGCCGCCACTACGGCAGTCCCGAGATCACCATCGACCGCTGGCGCGAGACGTTCAGCCGCCCGCTGCTCCAGTGCTACGAGGGACTGCTGGGCCGGTCGCTGTCGGACGACGACTGGGCGTTCATCGACGTGATCTTCCACGAGGAGTACCACGCGTTCGTGGACGCCTGCGGCCTGGCCGAGGGCGTGGAGGCGTTGCGTGAACGCACCTCCCACACGCAGTCGCTGCTGTCCATGTACCACCACGACAACCTCGTCCCGCTGATCACCCGGCACGGCATCCACGACCTGTTCACCCGGGTCGACGGCCTGCGCGCGGTGGGCTACGGCTCCAAGGCCGAGCACCTCGTGCGCCACCTCGACGCCCAGGGCCTTGACCCGGCGGCCGTCGTGCTGGTCGGCGACGTCGTCGACGACGCGGAAGCCGCGGAGCACGCCGGGACGCGGGTGGTGCTGGTGACCACCGGCGTCACCGACCGCCGCCGACTGGAGGCGACCGGTGCGCCGGTGGCCGACTCGATCGCCGGCGTCCTGCGCTACCTGGACAGCTGA
- the eda gene encoding bifunctional 4-hydroxy-2-oxoglutarate aldolase/2-dehydro-3-deoxy-phosphogluconate aldolase, giving the protein MTTGAELLDLSPVVPVVVLDDADLAVPLARALLRGGIKVIELTLRTAAAPAAVERIAAEVPEIVLGVGTVTTPEQAELARKAGASFLVTPGSTDRLIDAVLDTGLPFLPGAATVSEALRLAERGITALKFFPAEASGGVDFLKSVGAPLPSLRFCPTGGITVESASRYLALPNVGCVGGSWLTPASALAAGDFDRIEELARAAAQLSR; this is encoded by the coding sequence GTGACCACCGGCGCGGAACTGCTGGACCTGTCCCCCGTCGTCCCGGTCGTCGTGCTCGACGACGCGGACCTCGCCGTGCCGCTGGCACGGGCGTTGCTGCGCGGCGGCATCAAGGTCATCGAGTTGACGTTGCGCACGGCCGCCGCGCCGGCCGCGGTGGAGCGGATCGCCGCCGAGGTGCCGGAGATCGTGCTCGGTGTTGGCACCGTGACCACGCCCGAACAGGCCGAACTGGCCCGCAAGGCCGGGGCGTCGTTCCTGGTCACACCCGGGTCGACGGACCGGCTGATCGACGCCGTGCTCGACACCGGACTGCCGTTCCTGCCCGGCGCGGCCACCGTGTCGGAGGCGTTGCGGCTGGCCGAACGCGGCATCACGGCGCTGAAGTTCTTCCCGGCCGAGGCGTCCGGCGGCGTCGACTTCCTCAAGTCGGTGGGGGCGCCGCTGCCGTCCCTGCGGTTCTGCCCCACGGGCGGCATCACGGTCGAGTCCGCGTCCCGGTACCTGGCGCTGCCGAACGTGGGCTGCGTCGGCGGGTCGTGGCTGACGCCCGCGTCGGCGTTGGCCGCCGGCGACTTCGACCGGATCGAGGAACTGGCCCGCGCGGCGGCTCAGCTGTCCAGGTAG
- the edd gene encoding phosphogluconate dehydratase: protein MTTHPVVAEVTARIAARSAASRTAYLDRVTLAAQDGPTRRDLACSNLAHGFAGITGGDKDLLRANRRPNVAIVSAYNDMLSAHQPMHEYPDWIKGAARLAGGVAQFAGGVPAMCDGITQGRAGMELSLFSRDVIAMATAVALSHDMFDAGLLLGVCDKIVPGLLIGALSFGHLPAILVPAGPMHSGLPNKEKARVRQLYAEGKATREDLLDAEAASYHSPGTCTFYGTANSNQLVVEVMGLHLPGASFVPPGTRLRRALTEEAARRAVEISRGDEYTPIAHVVDEKAVVNGVVALLATGGSTNHTMHLVAIASAAGIELTWDDFDDLSSVVPLLTRVYPNGSADINHFQAAGGVQFLVDTLLDAGLLHEDVRTVAGPGLGRYRREPVLVEGALTWRDGPGRSLDTYVLRPATDPFARDGGLRTLSGNLGRAVIKVSAVAAEHRVVEAPARVFTSQEAFGVAFKAGELDRDVVVVVRQQGPRANGMPELHKLVPALGVLMDRGFKVALVTDGRMSGASGKIPAAIQVTPEAAVGGPLALVRDGDPVRLDAVTGTLEVLADLAVREPVDFPPGADAWVGTGRELFGALRHAVGPADRGASVFGPIAASHFAGRTTQEVSR from the coding sequence ATGACCACGCACCCGGTCGTCGCCGAGGTGACCGCCCGCATCGCCGCCCGCAGCGCCGCCTCCCGAACCGCCTACCTCGACCGCGTCACCCTGGCCGCGCAGGACGGTCCCACCCGCCGTGACCTGGCGTGCAGCAACCTCGCGCACGGGTTCGCCGGCATCACCGGCGGCGACAAGGACCTGCTGCGCGCGAACCGCCGGCCGAACGTCGCGATCGTGTCCGCCTACAACGACATGCTCTCCGCGCACCAGCCCATGCACGAGTACCCCGACTGGATCAAGGGCGCGGCCCGCCTGGCCGGCGGCGTCGCCCAGTTCGCGGGCGGCGTGCCCGCGATGTGCGACGGCATCACCCAGGGCCGGGCGGGCATGGAGCTGTCGCTGTTCAGCCGGGACGTGATCGCCATGGCGACGGCCGTGGCGCTGTCGCACGACATGTTCGACGCGGGCCTGCTGCTGGGCGTCTGTGACAAGATCGTCCCCGGTCTGCTGATCGGCGCGCTGTCGTTCGGGCACCTGCCCGCGATCCTGGTGCCCGCCGGTCCCATGCACTCGGGCCTGCCGAACAAGGAGAAGGCCCGCGTCCGCCAGCTCTACGCCGAGGGCAAGGCCACCCGCGAGGACCTGCTCGACGCCGAGGCCGCGTCCTACCACAGCCCCGGGACCTGCACGTTCTACGGCACGGCCAACTCCAACCAGCTCGTCGTCGAGGTGATGGGCCTGCACCTGCCGGGCGCGAGCTTCGTCCCGCCCGGCACGAGGCTGCGCCGCGCGCTGACCGAGGAGGCCGCCCGACGCGCGGTCGAGATCTCCCGGGGCGACGAGTACACCCCGATCGCCCACGTCGTCGACGAGAAGGCCGTGGTCAACGGCGTCGTGGCGCTGCTGGCCACGGGCGGGTCGACCAACCACACCATGCACCTGGTCGCGATCGCGTCGGCCGCCGGCATCGAGCTGACCTGGGACGACTTCGACGACCTGTCCTCGGTCGTGCCGCTGCTGACCCGCGTCTACCCCAACGGCAGCGCGGACATCAACCACTTCCAGGCCGCCGGCGGCGTGCAGTTCCTCGTGGACACGCTGCTGGACGCGGGCCTGCTGCACGAGGACGTGCGCACGGTCGCCGGTCCGGGCCTGGGCCGCTACCGGCGCGAGCCCGTGCTCGTCGAAGGCGCCCTGACCTGGCGTGACGGCCCCGGGCGTTCGCTGGACACCTACGTGCTGCGGCCCGCGACGGACCCGTTCGCGCGCGACGGCGGACTGCGCACGCTGTCCGGCAACCTCGGGCGCGCGGTGATCAAGGTGTCGGCGGTCGCGGCCGAGCACCGGGTCGTCGAGGCGCCCGCCCGCGTGTTCACCTCGCAGGAGGCGTTCGGTGTGGCGTTCAAGGCGGGCGAACTGGACCGCGACGTCGTCGTCGTGGTGCGGCAGCAGGGTCCGCGGGCCAACGGCATGCCCGAACTGCACAAGCTCGTGCCCGCCCTGGGCGTGCTGATGGACCGGGGCTTCAAGGTCGCCCTGGTCACCGACGGCCGCATGTCCGGCGCGTCGGGCAAGATCCCGGCCGCGATCCAGGTGACGCCCGAGGCCGCCGTGGGCGGACCGCTGGCCCTGGTCCGCGACGGCGACCCGGTGCGACTGGACGCGGTGACCGGCACGCTGGAGGTGCTCGCCGACCTGGCCGTTCGCGAGCCGGTGGACTTCCCGCCCGGCGCGGACGCGTGGGTCGGCACCGGGCGTGAACTGTTCGGGGCGCTGCGCCACGCGGTCGGCCCGGCCGATCGGGGCGCGAGCGTGTTCGGCCCGATCGCGGCCTCGCACTTCGCGGGCCGGACCACTCAGGAGGTGTCCCGGTGA
- the recA gene encoding recombinase RecA — translation MAPQAPDRDKALELALAQIDKQFGKGSVMRLGEEGRAPIEVIPTGAIALDVALGIGGLPRGRVVEIYGPESSGKTTVALHAVANAQRNGGIAAFIDAEHALDPEYARKLGVDTDALLVSQPDTGEQALEIADMLVRSGALDILVIDSVAALVPRAEIEGEMGDNHVGLQARLMSQALRKITGALNSSGTTAIFINQLREKIGVMFGSPETTTGGKALKFYASVRLDVRRIETLKDGGEPVGNRTRVKVVKNKVAPPFKQAEFDILYGQGISREGSLIDMGVDQGILRKSGAWYTYEGDQLGQGKENARKFLRENPDVGNEIEKRIKEKLGIGATLESEETAAAPVDF, via the coding sequence ATGGCACCCCAGGCACCCGACCGCGACAAGGCCCTCGAACTCGCCCTGGCCCAGATCGACAAGCAGTTCGGCAAGGGCTCGGTCATGCGGCTCGGCGAGGAGGGCCGCGCGCCGATCGAGGTCATCCCGACCGGCGCGATCGCGCTCGACGTCGCGCTCGGCATCGGCGGGCTGCCCCGGGGCCGCGTGGTCGAGATCTACGGTCCGGAGTCCTCGGGTAAGACGACGGTGGCGCTGCACGCCGTGGCCAACGCGCAGCGCAACGGCGGCATCGCGGCGTTCATCGACGCCGAGCACGCCCTCGACCCGGAGTACGCGCGCAAGCTCGGCGTGGACACCGACGCGCTGCTGGTCTCCCAGCCCGACACCGGCGAGCAGGCGCTGGAGATCGCGGACATGCTGGTCCGCTCCGGCGCGCTCGACATCCTGGTGATCGACTCGGTGGCGGCACTGGTGCCCCGGGCCGAGATCGAGGGCGAGATGGGCGACAACCACGTCGGCCTCCAGGCCCGGTTGATGAGCCAGGCGCTGCGCAAGATCACGGGTGCGCTGAACTCGTCCGGCACCACGGCGATCTTCATCAACCAGCTGCGCGAGAAGATCGGCGTGATGTTCGGTTCGCCGGAGACCACGACGGGCGGCAAGGCGCTGAAGTTCTACGCGTCGGTGCGCCTGGACGTGCGCCGGATCGAGACCCTGAAGGACGGCGGCGAGCCGGTGGGCAACCGGACCCGGGTCAAGGTCGTGAAGAACAAGGTGGCCCCGCCGTTCAAGCAGGCCGAGTTCGACATCCTCTACGGCCAGGGCATCAGCCGCGAGGGCTCGCTGATCGACATGGGCGTGGACCAGGGCATCCTGCGCAAGTCCGGCGCCTGGTACACCTACGAGGGCGACCAGCTGGGACAGGGCAAGGAGAACGCCCGCAAGTTCCTGCGCGAGAACCCCGACGTGGGCAACGAGATCGAGAAGCGCATCAAGGAGAAGCTCGGCATCGGCGCGACCCTGGAGTCCGAGGAGACGGCCGCCGCTCCCGTGGACTTCTGA